Proteins found in one Aethina tumida isolate Nest 87 chromosome 1, icAetTumi1.1, whole genome shotgun sequence genomic segment:
- the LOC109601116 gene encoding chromodomain-helicase-DNA-binding protein 1: MPETGEMSDSDNSGSGSDNESKSDSSSNNSGSESGSSSSSSGSESGGDNNSDNEQSEKEEENSYVQNETMIVTTTTPAATSDYNNSPETNDQDIGDYDASSPEPKRKRSSSSKDWDENPDLYSIRRSGRSRKEPERLQAKDRTSGKRGSDEWRYNDGSSSESEEEDVEKPPPSKRFGSKRVVPKKPPPKRKTRYSSDESSADSDGNKRTVSRRAAATVSYKEDSEDKTDSEDLLEVDNTEPIEMVPEEKSETIEKILSMRRGKKGVTGNITTCYYVEENGDPNEGCDPNDRDSTEDQYLIKWKDWAHIHNTWESDQSLKEQKVKGLKKLENYIKKEVEINQWRRYATPEDVEYYECQLELSQELLKSFNNVERIIAKFNKPDNGIDYFIKWESLPYAESTWEDSALIQRKWPDKISEFNQRESSTKTPTKHCKVLRHRPKFHEVKEQPSYMTGKDNMLVLRDYQIHGLNWMIHSWTKENSVILADEMGLGKTIQTICFINYLFHSQQLYGPFLCVVPLSTMTSWQREFAQWAPDLNIVTYLGDVQSRDTIRQYEWSYEGSKRLKFNAILTTYEIVLKDKAFLGSISWAVLLVDEAHRLKNDDSLLYKALMEFDTNHRLLITGTPLQNSLKELWALLHFIMPSKFTSWEEFEKEHECAATKGYGKLHKQLEPFILRRVKKDVEKSLPAKVEQILRVEMTSIQKQYYKWILTKNYNALRKGVKGSTNTFLNIVIELKKCCNHALLTKPTEYEHMNSQQDHLQTLLRGSGKLVLLDKLLIRLKETGHRVLIFSQMVRMLDILSEYLQLRHFPFQRLDGGIKGEMRRQALDHFNAEGSQDFCFLLSTRAGGLGINLATADTVIIFDSDWNPQNDLQAQARAHRIGQKNQVNIYRLVTARSVEEEIVERAKQKMVLDHLVIQRMDTTGRTVLDKKGGSTQNPFNKEDLTAILKFGAEELFKDEDVDEEPNCDIDEILRRAETRDEAPTMAGDELLSAFKVASFAAFDEDTEPSPVTTNQNDDESKDWDEIIPENMRKKVEEEEKSKEMEDLYLPPRSRKTLQQINNSESDGEEGKGRKRRKKDANESGDSNDSGEESDEERPRKRGRPPANNREKIKNFTDAEIRRFVKSYKKFSAPLKRLEAVACDAELQEKPLAELRKLGEMLHERCRAYLSEQTKENNETNGETSGGKGKKRLRGPSFKLGGVSVNAKTMMACEEELAPLDEVLPSDAHERSRWVLEARTKPAHFDVDWDSVEDSKLLQGIYIYGMGSWEQIKLDPSLGIGDKILLNEDKKPQAKQLQSRSEYLLKILRKQLDQKKGVSKPKRQRKVKETKALTKEIIENDDISSNDESTSQSTLQSVATSSSKKPAKTPKRENKEQREDHKDKDEDTSLAKHDKKAKKREKKEKKKRAAGPMHFTANNEPRALDVLGDLDPAVFNECKEKMRPVKKALKALDNPDQSLPENEQVANTTACLIQIGEQINTCLEAYTSESEKKAWKSNLWYFVSKFTEFDDKQLKKMYKGAVKQMQRKEDGASTSKEKNKEDKEHKRKHESDDDREEKSSKKHHSDKKDRRDKEKDKDKEKERKKDREVEAEEPDYHSYRHRKPSGSQKPQQFRDQPQYQDRDKQWYRGQDYPRQASSGYHRNDRDYQRSDKRSPDMKGDWRNYQRGREPMPMGGRPMYYAGGGYLQNAPAMYPPEQFPRDRFSPGDWRPPERDYRREEYRRQQ; this comes from the exons ACTGGCGAGATGTCAGATTCAGATAATTCTGGTTCTGGATCTGATAATGAAAGCAAAAGTGACTCCTCGTCAAATAATTCAGGATCAGAAAG TGGGTCGTCGTCTTCCTCGAGCGGTTCAGAAAGCGGCGGCGACAACAATTCTGACAACGAGCAGTCGGAGAAGGAGGAAGAGAACAGCTACGTCCAAAATGAGACGATGATCGTGACGACCACCACACCCGCCGCAACATCCGACTACAATAACAGTCCCGAAACGAACGACCAAGATATCGGGGACTATGATGCTTCCTCTCCCGAGCCGAAGAGAAAACGGTCCAGTTCGTCAAAAGAT tgGGACGAGAATCCGGACCTTTACAGTATCAGGAGGTCCGGTAGGTCGCGCAAAGAGCCAGAAAGGTTGCAGGCGAAAGACAGGACCAGTGGCAAAAGGGGAAG CGATGAATGGCGATACAACGATGGCAGTTCATCAGAATCCGAGGAAGAGGACGTGGAGAAGCCACCGCCGAGCAAAAGATTCGGTTCGAAGAGGGTGGTGCCCAAGAAGCCGCCTCCGAAACGTAAGACGCGTTACAGCTCGGATGAGTCTAGCGCCGATTCGGACGGCAACAAAAGGACGGTGTCCAGGCGTGCAGCTGCAACTGTCAGCTACAAGGAGGACAGTGAAGATAAGACGGATTCGGAGGACTTGCTGGAGGTGGACAACACCGAGCCCATCGAAATGGTACCTGAGGAGAAATCGGAAACGATTGAAAAGATTTTGAGTATGCGCAGGGGCAAGAAAGGTGTTACGGGTAATATAACTACTTGTTATTACGTGGAGGAGAACGGAGATCCGAATGAGGGGTGTGACCCCAACGACAGGGACAGTACTGAAGATCAGTACCTCATTAAGTGGAAGGATTGGGCTCACATCCACAACACGTGGGAGTCTGATCAGTCGCTAAAGGAACAAAAGGTGAAGGGCTTGAAAAAGCTAGAAAACTACATTAAAAAGGAGGTCGAGATCAATCAGTGGAGACGCTATGCCACACCCGAAGACGTGGAGTACTACGAGTGTCAACTAGAATTAAGTCAGGAGCTGCTAAAAAGTTTCAACAATGTTGAACGAATTATTGCCAAATTTAACAAGCCAGACAACGGCATCGACTACTTTATTAAGTGGGAAAGTTTACCTTACGCCGAGTCTACGTGGGAGGATTCCGCTTTGATACAAAGAAAATGGCCTGATAAAATCAGCGAGTTCAATCAAAGAGAGAGTTCAACGAAAACACCCACTAAACACTGTAAAGTTTTGAGACATCGGCCCAAGTTCCACGAAGTTAAGGAGCAACCCAGTTACATGACCGGAAAGGATAAT ATGTTGGTACTCAGAGACTATCAAATCCACGGCTTAAATTGGATGATCCACAGTTGGACGAAAGAAAACTCGGTCATTCTAGCTGATGAAATGGGATTGGGTAAAACTATTCAGACCATATGCTTCATCAACTATCTGTTCCATTCCCAACAACTGTATGGACCATTCCTCTGCGTAGTGCCATTGTCGACAATGACATCGTGGCAACGTGAGTTCGCGCAGTGGGCTCCGGATCTTAACATTGTCACCTACCTTGGCGACGTACAATCCAGAGACAct ATACGACAGTACGAATGGAGTTACGAGGGATCAAAAAGACTGAAGTTCAACGCTATTCTGACGACCTATGAGATCGTCTTAAAAGACAAGGCTTTCCTCGGCAGCATAAGTTGGGCAGTTTTACTCGTGGACGAGGCACACAGGCTGAAGAACGACGACTCACTCTTGTACAAGGCTCTGATGGAGTTTGACACAAATCACAGGTTGCTAATTACGGGTACGCCACTCCAGAACAGTCTAAAGGAGTTGTGGGCTCTGCTCCACTTTATCATGCCTTCCAAATTTACATCTTGGGAAGAGTTCGAAAAGGAACACGAATGTGCCGCCACTAAAGGCTACGGAAAGCTGCACAAACAGTTAGAACCATTTATTTTGCGAAGAGTAAAGAAGGATGTGGAAAAATCTCTACCTGCCAAAGTGGAACAAATTCTTCGAGTGGAAATGACCTCAATCCAAAAGCAATATTACAAATGGATCCTGACCAAGAACTACAACGCATTGCGGAAAGGGGTGAAAGGGTCAACGAACACGTTCTTGAACATCGTGATTGAGCTGAAGAAGTGCTGCAATCATGCTCTGTTAACCAAACCCACCGAATACGAACACATGAATTCGCAGCAAGACCACTTGCAAACACTTCTGCGTGGCTCAGGGAAGTTAGTGCTTTTAGACAAACTTTTAATCCGTTTAAAAGAAACCGGTCATCGCGTATTGATATTCTCTCAGATGGTTCGCATGTTGGACATCCTAAGTGAATATTTGCAGCTGAGACATTTTCCTTTCCAACGTTTGGACGGTGGCATTAAAGGTGAAATGCGTCGTCAAGCGTTGGATCATTTTAACGCTGAAGGATCTCAAGACTTTTGTTTCCTTTTATCCACACGTGCCGGTGGTTTGGGTATCAATTTGGCCACCGCCGATACAGTGATCATCTTCGACTCCGACTGGAATCCTCAGAACGATCTTCAAGCTCAGGCCAGAGCCCACAGAATAGGACAAAAGAACCAAGTCAACATTTATAGATTAGTAACCGCCAGGTCTGTGGAGGAAGAAATCGTCGAACGTGCCAAACAAAAGATGGTTCTCGATCATTTGGTCATTCAACGGATGGACACCACCGGTAGAACGGTACTGGATAAGAAAGGCGGTTCCACTCAAAATCCCTTCAACAAGGAAGATCTCACCGCCATCTTGAAATTCGGTGCCGAGGAATTGTTCAAAGATGAAGACGTTGACGAGGAACCAAAC tGTGATATCGATGAAATCCTTCGGAGAGCTGAGACAAGGGACGAGGCTCCAACAATGGCGGGCGACGAACTGCTGTCAGCCTTCAAAGTGGCCAGCTTCGCCGCCTTCGATGAAGACACCGAACCATCACCAGTCACCACAAACCAAAACGACGACGAAAGCAAAGACTGGGATGAAATCATCCCGGAGAATATGAGAAAGAAAGTCGAGGAAgaagaaaaatcaaaagaaatggAAGACTTGTATCTGCCGCCACGTAGCAGGAAGACCCTGCAGCAAATCAATAACTCAGAAAGCGATGGCGAAGAAGGCAAAGGCCGCAAACGTAGAAAGAAAGACGCAAATGAATCTGGTGACTCGAACGATTCCGGCGAGGAAAGTGACGAGGAGCGTCCCAGGAAACGTGGTCGACCTCCTGCCAATAATCGGGAGAAGATCAAGAACTTCACGGATGCAGAG attcgtcGGTTCGTAAAGAGTTACAAAAAATTCAGTGCGCCTCTGAAGCGTCTTGAAGCAGTGGCTTGTGACGCGGAGTTGCAGGAGAAGCCTTTGGCTGAACTCAGAAAGCTCGGCGAGATGTTGCACGAGAGATGCAGGGCGTATCTGAGTGAACAAACCAAGGAAAACAACGAAACAAACGGGGAAACTTCTGGCGGCAAAGGCAAGAAGCGATTGAGGGGTCCTTCTTTCAAGCTTGGAGGCGTTTCTGTTAACGCCAAAACTATGATGGCTTGTGAAGAAGAACTTGCACCCCTTGATGAAGTGCTGCCGTCAGATGCACATGAGAGGAGTAGGTGGGTTTTAGAGGCCAGGACAAAACCTGCCCACTTCGATGTTGACTGGGACAGCGTGGAGGATTCCAAATTGCTTCAAGGCATTTACATATACGGAATGGGGTCTTGGGAGCAAATAAAACTTGATCCCTCATTGGGAATAGGTgataaaatacttttgaatGAAGACAAGAAACCTCAGGCCAAACAGCTACAATCGAGATCGGAGTATTTGCTGAAGATCCTACGTAAACAGTTGGATCAAAAGAAGGGCGTGTCGAAACCAAAAAGACAAAGGAAAGTTAAGGAGACCAAAGCGCTGACTAAGGAAATCATTGAGAACGATGATATTAGTTCCAATGACGAATCTACCTCGCAAAGTACCTTGCAATCCGTAGCCACATCTTCATCCAAAAAACCTGCAAAGACACCAAAGAGAGAAAACAAAGAACAACGCGAGGACCACAAAGACAAGGATGAAGACACGAGCTTGGCGAAGCACGACAAGAAGGCCAAGAAGCGtgaaaagaaagaaaagaaGAAACGGGCGGCCGGTCCTATGCATTTCACAGCCAACAATGAGCCGCGTGCTTTGGACGTACTAGGCGACTTAGATCCTGCAGTCTTCAACGAATGCAAGGAGAAAATGAGGCCGGTGAAAAAGGCTTTGAAGGCATTAGACAACCCAGACCAGTCTCTTCCTGAAAACGAACAAGTTGCCAACACGACTGCGTGTCTGATCCAAATCGGCGAACAAATCAACACTTGCCTGGAGGCTTACACTTCGGAATCCGAAAAGAAAGCCTGGAAATC GAATCTGTGGTATTTCGTGTCAAAGTTTACCGAGTTCGATGACAAACAGCTGAAGAAGATGTACAAAGGTGCCGTCAAACAGATGCAGAGAAAAGAG GATGGGGCAAGcacaagtaaagaaaagaaCAAAGAAGATAAAGAACACAAAAGAAAGCATGAAAGCGATGATGACAGAGAAGAAAAGAGTTCAAAGAAACATCACTCAGACAA aaaagACAGGAGAGATAAAGAAAAAGACAAGGACAAGGAGAAGGAACGAAAAAAGGATAGGGAGGTCGAAGCTGAAGAACCCGATTACCATTCGTACAGGCACAGAAAGCCGAGTGGTTCACAAAAACCTCAACAGTTTCGCGACCAACCTCAATATCAAGACCGGGACAAACAGTGGTACAGAGGACAAGATTATCCTCGCCAAGCTTCCAGCGGTTACCACAGGAACGACCGGGACTACCAACGCTCCGATAAAAG ATCTCCTGACATGAAAGGTGATTGGCGGAACTATCAAAGGGGCAGAGAACCGATGCCGATGGGCGGTCGGCCCATGTACTACGCAGGTGGCGGCTATCTGCAGAACGCACCGGCCATGTACCCACCGGAACAGTTCCCCAGAGACCGGTTCTCGCCCGGAGATTGGCGTCCCCCAGAGAGGGACTACCGTCGCGAGGAGTACCGCcgacaacaataa